From one Tiliqua scincoides isolate rTilSci1 chromosome 14, rTilSci1.hap2, whole genome shotgun sequence genomic stretch:
- the SLC2A11 gene encoding solute carrier family 2, facilitated glucose transporter member 11 — protein sequence MEEAGPPLLCPQPRSAECTPGRRAQLPGRVLILTVCAAGIGGTFQYGYNLTIINAPTLFIQAFVNETWLERTNAPLEASTVTLVWSFVVSVYSLGGLAGALLAGPMAIKLGRKRSLLLNNLFVVLAALLAGYSRTAKSFEMIMLSRFLAGVNSGVGMNIQPMYLGESAPPQFRGGVALTSASFTALGLVVGQAVGLSELLGTEGRWPLLLASNVVPGLIQLLLLPWAPESPRYLLIDRGDQDSCVCALRRLRGSDDVSAELKELLAEQAAVQGETAKAPWELFRIRALRWQLLSVVVLSSAMQLCGNDSMYFYASYVFQKAGIPSNKIQYVIVGTGSCELITAVTCNFIIDHVGRRKLVIGGYSLMSIWAVVFMVALSLQDQLSWMPYLSMACIFAYILSFGIGPAGVTGIIPTEIFDQMTRPAAYMICGSLLWTNLFLVGMAFPFMVDGLGHFCYLPFFTVCVCTASYVYFFLPETKAKTFLEISKEFEKRNFPAQVHENSWTNSEGTKSTML from the exons ATGGAGGAAGCCGGTCCCCCCTTACTCTGCCCGCAGCCGCGCAGCGCAGAATGCACCCCGGGCCGCCGCGCTCAG CTTCCAGGCAGGGTCTTGATTCTGACCGTCTGTGCTGCTGGGATTGGAGGCACCTTCCAGTATGGCTACAACCTCACCATCATCAACGCCCCCACCCTG TTCATCCAGGCATTTGTGAACGAGACCTGGCTGGAGCGCACCAATGCACCCTTGGAGGCCAGCACTGTCACCCTGGTCTGGTCCTTTGTTGTCTCCGTGTATTCGCTGGGGGGGCTCGCTGGAGCGCTCTTGGCCGGCCCCATGGCCATCAAGCTGGGAAG GAAAAGGTCCTTGCTGCTGAACAACCTGTTTGTGGTCCTCGCTGCCTTGCTAGCCGGATACAGCCGGACAGCCAAATCCTTCGAAATGATCATGCTGAGCAGATTTCTGGCCGGAGTAAATTCTG GGGTGGGCATGAACATCCAGCCCATGTACTTGGGGGAGAGTGCTCCCCCGCAGTTCCGTGGAGGCGTGGCCCTGACGTCTGCATCCTTCACAGCCCTGGGGCTGGTGGTGGGACAGGCTGTTGGACTGAG TGAACTCTTGGGAACCGAGGGGAGGTGGCCCCTCCTTTTAGCCAGCAACGTGGtgcctggcctgatccagctgctgctgctgccctgggcCCCTGAGAGCCCCCGATACTTATTGATTGACCGAGGAGACCAGGACTCCTGTGTCTGTG CGCTGCGCAGGCTGCGGGGGAGCGATGACGTGAGTGCGGAGCTGAAAGAGCTGCTGGCTGAGCAGGCCGCTGTCCAGGGGGAGACAGCCAAGGCGCCCTGGGAGCTGTTCCGGATCCGGGCTCTGAGGTGGCAGCTCCTTTCTGTCGTAGTGCTCAGCAGTGCCATGCAGCTCTGCGGCAATGACTCG ATGTACTTCTACGCATCCTACGTTTTCCAAAAGGCTGGAATTCCCTCCAATAAAATCCAGTACGTCATTGTTGGCACAGGAAGCTGCGAACTGATCACGGCTGTGACCTGT AACTTCATCATAGACCACGTCGGACGACGGAAGCTGGTGATAGGGGGCTACAGCCTGATGTCCATCTGGGCCGTGGTCTTCATGGTGGCTCTGTCCCTGCAG GATCAGCTGAGCTGGATGCCCTATCTCAGCATGGCCTGCATCTTTGCCTATATCCTGAGCTTTGGAATTGGGCCAG CTGGCGTGACCGGGATCATCCCCACAGAGATTTTTGACCAGATGACCCGGCCGGCTGCCTACATGATCTGTGGCTCTCTTCTGTGGACCAACTTGTTCCTGGTGGGCATGGCCTTCCCGTTCATGGTG GACGGCCTTGGCCATTTCTGCTACCTCCCTTTCTTCACCGTTTGTGTCTGCACAGCTTCCTATGTCTATTTCTTCCTGCCTGAGACGAAAGCAAAAACATTTCTGGAAATCTCCAAGGAATTCGAGAAGCGCAACTTCCCTGCTCAGGTGCATGAGAATTCCTGGACAAACTCTGAAGGAACCAAATCCACCATGTTGTAG